The genomic DNA GTTCCCCCAAATAAGTCACGTAACTGCAGACGATGAATTCCATCTTCTTTGATTTCGACTTTGCCAAGGACGTCAGTCGAGCCCGCATTGTAGGGAGGGCCGTCATAAGAATATCCGTTACTGGAGACTTTGACAGGACTAGGGATGTCATTCAATTCAGCAATATCAGTCAGCTTTTCCTGCTCCCCTTCTTTTCCTACGTGTTGAACGAGAACAAAGGGATCGGTTTGCCGTCCCATACGTTCCGAAGCGACTTCGACCCACCAGACCTCTCCTTTTTTCGCCTCAAACTCGAATGTGTCGACATCGGCGGCTGGATAAAAGTTGCCGGAGATAAGACATGGCAGAGAGATCTGCTGAGCTTCTATGGACTGATTATTCGGCTCTGTTTCTGCTTCCAGAGTCTCCTCGGTGTATTGCGAAGGAGGCCAAGAGAAAGAATTCACCAACTGGATGGATGGCAAACGTTCGACCTGCTCATCAGGAGAAAGTTCCTGCAATGAAAGGCGATAAAAATACTCGGCGCCTCCATTGTAGGTTAAATCATGAACTTTAATGACATAGGTAGCCGTTTCGGGGGCAGTGAAATCAATCGCTCCTCCTCGCCGTTCAACGAGCAAATCTCCACCATTTTCATCGGCAACAATGAGTACGGGTTTGAGTTTCGAGTCGATTCCCTCGGCTCCGCAATCAACAACAATACGCTGATTCTTCTCTGCGTTGAAGGTGTAATAATCGATCGACTGCTTCGTCATGACCGCATTGCAAAGCGAATTGACCTCAAGCAGCATTGCTGTTTCGAGCGTCGTGTTCGGTTTAGTGCGAACCACTTCAGGGCGTTTACTGACCGTAAACACTCTTGAAGATGAAACTCCCAAACGAGTCATCACATAAGCCTCGTGAATTCCCGTCGGGCAATCGGTTGCGATTGTCACTTCATACTTCAGCGGTATTGGCTGACCATTTGCGTCAACCTGTTTTTTAGAAGTGATTCCCGGGTGAGAGAAAATCAAATCTTCTGCTGCATCCAGATTTTGACCAGTAATGGTCACCTCAATCGTACTACCAGTCTGTCCGCCCATAGGCATGGTGGTTAATAGCCGGGGAGCAGGCAGGCAGACGGATTGGGCATTGACGGATTCGAGACTGGAAAACAGAGTCACCACACAGAGAATGGCAAATGAAGCCCTCTGGATTCGGTTTTGACGCAGTAGATTCGGTTTCATTTTTCATTCTCTCAGACTGAATCGGGTTGTCAGTGATTCGAAGCTCTAGTGATTAAACATGAACTCTTTTGTGTTCATTAAGGCCCAGAGAAGGTCCTGCCAGTTTTGTTTTTCCAAGGTCGCAGGAGCGATTGGTTTTCCTTCTGCATCGAGTGCAGTTGCATTCAAATATTCGAGAGCGGTTTCAATTTCATGCGGCTCTGGCTTGCGTGAATACGCCAGCAGATACATCTCATGGATTTTTGCTTCTGTTGATTCGTCCGACTTTGCAAACTGATCCGCCTGACCGTTACCTGTGGCAAGCTTTGTTTTAATTTCTGAAGAGTTAATCAGATGCAAACTTTGAGCCAGACTCGAGGATTGAACGCGTTCGCATTCACAGACACTCAAACTGCTCGGACGTCCAAAGACCTGGAGAAACTGGGATGAGTTATAACTGTTATCCGGCAGGGCGATGGCACGCGTGCCTTTGGGCAGGTTGGCAAAACGTGTTGT from Rubinisphaera italica includes the following:
- a CDS encoding serine protease, giving the protein MKPNLLRQNRIQRASFAILCVVTLFSSLESVNAQSVCLPAPRLLTTMPMGGQTGSTIEVTITGQNLDAAEDLIFSHPGITSKKQVDANGQPIPLKYEVTIATDCPTGIHEAYVMTRLGVSSSRVFTVSKRPEVVRTKPNTTLETAMLLEVNSLCNAVMTKQSIDYYTFNAEKNQRIVVDCGAEGIDSKLKPVLIVADENGGDLLVERRGGAIDFTAPETATYVIKVHDLTYNGGAEYFYRLSLQELSPDEQVERLPSIQLVNSFSWPPSQYTEETLEAETEPNNQSIEAQQISLPCLISGNFYPAADVDTFEFEAKKGEVWWVEVASERMGRQTDPFVLVQHVGKEGEQEKLTDIAELNDIPSPVKVSSNGYSYDGPPYNAGSTDVLGKVEIKEDGIHRLQLRDLFGGTRNDPSNDYRLIIRKANPDFALVGWALHMNLRNGDRNALSKPLALRGGTTMPIEVVVVRRDGFDGEIDIEMTGLPTGVSATGLKIPAGQSRGILLVTAEVQAPRGLSQASVLGKALINDQNVVRPCSMASMQWPVVNAAQEIPSPRLLTQVPVSVCEIEGAPVSIAAAEDKVWKVLEGETLTIPLAHTHRCDFSGAIISLKTYGAGFEKVPSFDAPLNKATSEAVLDLKTLKTPPGEYTIAFYGSAVAKYQDCLEAVAEAEKALADAKAEVEKLSKESLELAEVAKTVTGDDKPIAEKNVQESNAKLKTAQAEVVAAEKKLKAATVRAKPKDIVDIVVSKPIRIRVKPAGKS